In Saccharicrinis fermentans DSM 9555 = JCM 21142, a genomic segment contains:
- the atpD gene encoding F0F1 ATP synthase subunit beta has translation MKQLEGKIIQIVGPVIDVSFDLEDQELPSILDALEICRENGEIVTIECQQHIGEQTIRCISMDTTDGLVRGMKVIPTGQPILMPPANTVKGRLLSVTGKAIDGIGDITKVNGTPIHREPPKFEELSTETEILFTGIKVIDLIEPYAKGGKIGLFGGAGVGKTVLIQELINNIAKGYDGLSVFAGVGERTREGNDLLREMIEAGIVDYGEAFKKSMEEGGWDLSKVDKKALDQSQVTMVFGQMNEPPGARARVALSGLSIAESFRDGDGTGTGKDILLFVDNIFRFTQAGSEVSALLGRMPSAVGYQPTLASEMGELQERITSTKSGSITSVQAVYVPADDLTDPAPATTFTHLDATTVLSRKIAELGIYPAVDPLDSTSRILSPDIVGDKHYNTAQRVKEILQRYKELQDIIAILGMEELSEEDKQVVHRARRVQRFLSQPFHVAEQFTGLKGTFVGIEDTIKGFNMIIDGEVDKYPEAAFNLVGTIEEAIEKGEKLLAEAK, from the coding sequence ATGAAACAATTAGAAGGAAAAATCATCCAGATAGTAGGTCCTGTCATTGATGTTAGTTTTGATTTAGAAGATCAAGAACTTCCTAGTATTTTAGATGCACTCGAGATATGTCGCGAGAATGGTGAAATAGTTACCATTGAGTGTCAACAACACATCGGAGAGCAAACCATCAGGTGTATATCAATGGATACCACGGACGGTTTGGTACGTGGCATGAAGGTAATACCAACAGGACAACCAATATTAATGCCTCCTGCCAATACAGTTAAAGGTAGATTGCTAAGTGTGACCGGAAAAGCCATTGACGGTATTGGAGATATTACAAAAGTAAATGGTACACCCATCCACAGAGAACCTCCCAAGTTTGAAGAATTATCTACTGAAACTGAAATTCTTTTTACCGGTATTAAAGTAATTGACCTGATTGAACCCTACGCCAAAGGAGGTAAGATTGGTCTTTTTGGAGGAGCAGGGGTAGGAAAGACCGTACTTATTCAAGAACTAATCAACAACATAGCCAAAGGATATGATGGATTATCAGTATTTGCAGGTGTTGGTGAACGTACCCGTGAAGGTAATGATTTACTCCGGGAAATGATTGAAGCAGGCATCGTAGACTATGGCGAAGCATTTAAGAAAAGTATGGAAGAAGGCGGATGGGATTTATCCAAGGTAGATAAAAAAGCACTGGATCAATCACAGGTAACCATGGTGTTTGGCCAAATGAACGAACCCCCTGGTGCACGTGCCCGTGTTGCCTTATCAGGTTTAAGTATTGCCGAGAGTTTTCGTGATGGTGATGGTACCGGAACTGGTAAAGATATCCTGCTTTTTGTTGATAATATCTTCCGTTTTACACAAGCTGGCTCTGAAGTTTCTGCCTTATTAGGTCGCATGCCTTCTGCGGTTGGATACCAACCTACATTGGCATCAGAAATGGGAGAGTTACAAGAACGTATCACTTCTACAAAAAGTGGCTCTATCACCTCTGTACAAGCTGTATATGTACCCGCTGATGACCTTACTGACCCGGCACCAGCCACCACATTTACCCACTTGGATGCAACCACCGTACTAAGTCGTAAAATTGCAGAGCTAGGTATTTATCCTGCCGTTGATCCATTGGATTCTACGTCCAGAATTTTATCACCTGATATTGTTGGAGATAAACATTACAACACTGCACAAAGAGTAAAAGAAATTCTTCAACGTTACAAAGAACTACAAGATATTATAGCCATCTTAGGAATGGAAGAACTATCGGAAGAAGATAAACAAGTAGTCCACAGAGCTCGTAGGGTACAACGCTTCTTATCTCAGCCTTTCCATGTTGCCGAACAATTTACCGGATTGAAAGGTACTTTCGTTGGCATTGAAGATACCATTAAAGGCTTTAATATGATTATAGATGGAGAAGTAGACAAATATCCTGAGGCTGCATTTAACTTGGTAGGAACCATTGAAGAAGCCATCGAAAAAGGAGAAAAACTATTGGCAGAAGCAAAATAA
- the atpC gene encoding ATP synthase F1 subunit epsilon gives MKDLNLQIITPEKILFSADVGFIQLPGFNGSFTVLKDHAPIVSTLVPGKIRIFAKDGKEHFFNCNGGVFECKNNKASILMSSMKE, from the coding sequence ATGAAGGACTTAAATTTACAGATCATAACACCCGAAAAAATACTCTTTTCGGCCGATGTGGGATTTATTCAATTACCAGGTTTTAATGGAAGTTTTACCGTTTTAAAAGACCATGCTCCCATTGTTTCAACCTTAGTTCCAGGTAAAATAAGAATATTTGCCAAAGATGGTAAAGAACATTTTTTTAACTGTAATGGTGGTGTTTTTGAATGTAAAAACAATAAAGCGTCCATATTGATGAGCTCAATGAAAGAATAA
- a CDS encoding glycosyltransferase family 9 protein — translation MEKILIIRLSSIGDIIQCMSITGGFKNHHPNAEVHWIVRKDLASLLKIDPRIDRLIAFDREEGIGGLIKLAFQLKKEKYTHVYDAHSNIRSNILKAIICPPLTHIQQITRKKSRLKRILLFNFRINLLPKPFRAFESFRKPLIKWGIHNFFTPQNNWVFPTETEDKCRQLLKNQPAQTITLVPSAAWELKRWPVSYWKKLIELLPDFHFTILAGPQDNFCNDIAETAPEQVLNLAGKTSLLESFCVTSKAQYVVSGDTGFLHAADLFNVPGCAIIGPTAFGYPTGEKMKIFDLQLPCQPCSKHGNTKCKLQEIKKCLVDITPEQIVEEIKKNISVFSKSSI, via the coding sequence TTGGAAAAGATATTAATCATCAGATTAAGTTCCATAGGGGACATCATTCAATGCATGTCGATTACAGGAGGTTTTAAAAACCACCATCCTAATGCAGAGGTACATTGGATTGTACGTAAGGATTTAGCATCACTTTTAAAAATCGATCCCAGGATTGATCGGCTCATTGCGTTTGATCGCGAAGAGGGGATAGGTGGCCTTATCAAGCTCGCTTTTCAGCTAAAAAAAGAAAAATATACGCACGTTTATGATGCACACAGCAACATACGTTCTAATATTTTAAAGGCTATTATTTGTCCGCCACTAACACATATTCAACAAATTACCCGAAAAAAAAGCAGACTGAAAAGAATACTATTGTTCAATTTCAGAATTAACTTACTTCCTAAACCATTCAGAGCATTTGAATCATTTAGAAAGCCATTAATAAAATGGGGTATTCATAATTTCTTCACCCCGCAAAACAATTGGGTATTTCCCACAGAAACAGAAGATAAATGTAGGCAACTACTAAAAAATCAACCTGCACAAACAATTACCCTGGTGCCTTCGGCCGCTTGGGAACTAAAACGCTGGCCAGTTTCCTATTGGAAAAAATTGATAGAATTACTACCTGATTTTCATTTTACCATATTAGCCGGACCTCAAGATAACTTTTGTAACGATATAGCGGAAACAGCACCCGAACAAGTGTTGAATTTAGCCGGTAAAACCTCTTTACTAGAAAGCTTTTGTGTTACCTCAAAAGCTCAATACGTGGTAAGTGGCGATACTGGATTTTTACATGCTGCAGATCTTTTTAATGTTCCTGGTTGCGCCATAATAGGACCAACAGCCTTTGGCTATCCAACAGGAGAAAAAATGAAAATATTTGATTTACAGTTACCATGTCAACCTTGTAGTAAACATGGAAATACCAAATGTAAATTGCAGGAAATTAAAAAATGTTTGGTAGATATTACACCAGAACAAATTGTAGAAGAAATTAAAAAAAATATTTCTGTATTTTCAAAATCCTCCATTTAA
- a CDS encoding glycosyl transferase family 90, whose product MSSLKKTYTNIVTAKHKNLKPVYYLKNFLKLKILPQFTHNKLDKKLKKIKKFDINYIQNRVNYYNKLENETALKKSTGTLQEFIFDGKEKTYFFDTWKYTRFFKPEYKFAYRFGDVTQIPDEPAIVKSRPINGKNQNAVLLNLNKIRHFIYVNESKSLSKKKDQLVWRGNIWKHQPQRILFLEKHFNNPLCNVGHVNKADLESKWQVDKLNIVEQLNYKFILSLEGNDVATNLKWIMSSHSVAVMPTPKYETWFMEGTLIPDYHYIHIKDDYSDLNDKLNYYIHHPEKTEEIRKNANKYIHQFKNKEREDLISLLVLQKYFFKTNL is encoded by the coding sequence ATGAGCAGCTTAAAAAAAACATACACCAACATAGTAACAGCCAAACACAAGAATTTAAAGCCTGTTTACTATCTAAAAAACTTTTTAAAGCTTAAAATACTACCACAATTCACTCATAATAAGCTAGATAAAAAATTAAAAAAAATTAAAAAATTCGATATAAACTATATTCAAAATAGAGTCAACTATTACAATAAACTTGAAAATGAAACTGCCTTAAAAAAAAGTACAGGCACATTACAAGAATTTATATTTGATGGAAAAGAAAAAACTTATTTTTTTGACACTTGGAAATACACCCGTTTTTTTAAACCAGAATATAAATTTGCCTATAGATTTGGAGATGTCACCCAAATACCTGATGAACCCGCTATTGTAAAAAGTAGACCCATCAACGGTAAAAATCAAAATGCGGTTTTATTAAACTTAAACAAAATACGTCATTTTATTTATGTAAATGAAAGCAAGTCTCTCTCCAAAAAAAAAGATCAACTCGTATGGAGAGGTAATATTTGGAAACACCAACCCCAACGAATACTGTTTTTAGAAAAACATTTTAACAATCCACTTTGTAATGTTGGCCATGTAAATAAAGCAGACCTAGAAAGTAAATGGCAAGTTGATAAACTAAATATAGTGGAACAACTAAATTATAAATTTATTCTTTCGCTGGAAGGAAACGATGTGGCAACCAATTTAAAATGGATCATGTCATCTCATTCAGTGGCAGTAATGCCAACTCCCAAATACGAGACCTGGTTTATGGAAGGGACACTTATTCCAGACTACCATTATATTCACATTAAGGACGATTATTCAGACTTAAACGATAAACTGAACTACTATATCCACCACCCTGAAAAAACGGAGGAAATACGTAAAAATGCCAACAAATACATTCATCAATTCAAAAACAAAGAAAGAGAAGATCTGATTTCCTTATTGGTTCTACAAAAATACTTTTTTAAAACAAACTTATAA
- a CDS encoding glycosyltransferase family 4 protein: MRICITRTAKKAYSETFIHDQITQFSKLADIYTIYRGIYPERKEDGSLLSPKPLWIMHKIVKVFVGRNNFFGNYGVKKYLQENKIDTVFANYGMSGSYMVPVCKTLNIPLIVIFHGYDATENKIIRKFRKKYHKLFDYASSIIAVSEEMKKKLIALDANPSKIKVIPYGVDISKFKPNNEIITQKKFLAVGRLTAKKAPLTTISAFSKVLKKFPDATLTIVGKKTGLFEKCEQLVQELKIKDSVIFTGALPHHEIAALMRSSLAFVQHSITAHNGDMEGTPLGILEASATGLPVVSTLHGGIKEAIIHNKTGYLIEENDEDSMAKYMIEICKNPIQAKEMGRNGRLHIEKNYNQPVQIKKIYDIILNNYQSNK, translated from the coding sequence ATGCGTATTTGTATTACACGAACGGCTAAAAAGGCGTATTCAGAAACCTTTATACATGATCAGATTACCCAATTTTCAAAACTAGCAGATATATATACAATATACAGAGGAATATACCCTGAAAGAAAAGAAGATGGCAGTCTCTTAAGTCCCAAGCCATTATGGATCATGCACAAAATTGTCAAAGTTTTTGTTGGTAGAAACAATTTTTTCGGTAATTACGGCGTAAAAAAATATTTACAAGAAAACAAAATTGATACGGTGTTTGCCAATTATGGAATGTCAGGCTCATATATGGTTCCGGTATGCAAAACATTAAATATTCCATTAATTGTCATTTTTCATGGATATGATGCCACAGAAAACAAAATCATCCGAAAATTTAGAAAAAAGTACCACAAGCTTTTTGACTACGCTTCAAGTATCATAGCTGTATCAGAAGAAATGAAGAAGAAACTTATTGCGCTGGATGCGAACCCTTCAAAAATTAAAGTAATTCCGTATGGTGTAGATATTTCTAAATTTAAACCCAACAACGAAATTATTACACAGAAAAAATTTCTTGCAGTGGGTCGTTTAACCGCAAAAAAAGCACCACTCACAACAATTTCGGCATTTAGTAAAGTATTAAAAAAATTCCCAGACGCTACACTTACTATAGTAGGAAAAAAAACAGGTCTATTTGAAAAATGCGAACAATTGGTACAAGAATTAAAAATTAAAGATTCTGTAATTTTTACAGGAGCACTGCCACACCATGAAATAGCTGCGTTAATGAGATCTTCATTGGCTTTTGTTCAGCACTCCATCACTGCTCACAATGGAGATATGGAAGGAACACCATTAGGTATTTTAGAAGCCAGTGCAACAGGACTACCTGTAGTAAGTACTCTGCATGGAGGTATAAAAGAGGCCATTATACACAACAAAACAGGTTATTTAATTGAAGAAAACGATGAAGATAGCATGGCTAAATATATGATCGAAATTTGTAAAAATCCTATCCAGGCAAAAGAAATGGGTCGAAATGGACGATTGCATATTGAAAAAAACTACAACCAACCAGTTCAAATAAAAAAAATATATGATATTATCTTAAATAACTACCAATCAAATAAATAA
- a CDS encoding glycosyl transferase family 90, with translation MISGYKIKDSVKQLLSTRMSTSKELFYATNFLKYTIPQFLYKSRLSKLLDEKNIKNLDYVKYRVDYCNKLDAPFKLNNATSIKNFKFRHAFSTYFFDTYELTKYFNKNYVFNYEFGDVVTIPEEPSFVKSRPIHGDNKNSILLKLNKIRHYGFVKDKIDFSDKKNIVLWRGNVTDNKVKRIAFFKAHFDNELCDIGVTSRKFREKKWFKEKMTLGEQLKYKFILSLEGHDVATNLKWVMSSNSIAVMPTPEYETWFMEGTLIPDYHYIHIKKDYSDLDEKLNFYLNNPEKAAEIIKNANAYVDNFKDKKQERLISLLILKKYFDLNK, from the coding sequence ATGATTTCTGGATATAAAATTAAAGATTCAGTGAAGCAATTGCTCTCCACAAGAATGAGCACTTCTAAAGAGCTTTTTTATGCTACTAATTTTTTAAAGTATACTATTCCTCAGTTTTTGTATAAATCAAGATTGTCTAAGTTATTAGATGAAAAGAATATTAAAAATCTGGATTATGTAAAATATAGGGTTGACTATTGTAATAAACTTGATGCGCCTTTTAAACTTAATAATGCAACCTCCATTAAAAATTTTAAGTTTAGGCACGCATTTTCTACTTATTTTTTTGACACCTACGAATTAACAAAGTATTTTAATAAAAATTATGTCTTTAATTATGAATTTGGAGACGTTGTAACAATTCCAGAAGAGCCATCATTTGTAAAAAGTAGACCTATTCATGGTGATAACAAAAATTCAATTTTACTGAAACTCAATAAAATTCGACACTATGGCTTTGTGAAGGATAAGATAGATTTTAGTGATAAAAAAAATATTGTATTATGGAGAGGCAATGTTACTGATAATAAGGTGAAAAGGATAGCGTTTTTTAAAGCCCATTTTGATAATGAATTATGTGATATTGGTGTTACATCTCGAAAGTTTAGAGAAAAGAAATGGTTCAAAGAGAAGATGACTTTGGGCGAGCAATTGAAGTATAAGTTTATTTTAAGTCTTGAAGGACATGATGTTGCTACTAATTTAAAATGGGTGATGTCATCTAATTCTATTGCTGTTATGCCTACTCCTGAGTATGAAACTTGGTTTATGGAAGGAACCTTGATACCTGACTATCATTATATTCATATAAAAAAGGATTATTCTGATTTAGATGAAAAATTGAATTTTTATCTAAATAACCCAGAAAAAGCAGCGGAAATTATAAAAAATGCCAATGCTTATGTGGATAATTTTAAAGATAAAAAACAAGAAAGGTTAATATCACTTTTAATTCTTAAAAAGTATTTTGATCTTAACAAGTAA
- a CDS encoding glycosyl transferase family 90, producing MRNFVRTLKSFRHKNIKALFYLDNGIKFIIPKAFYRAMLGSYFKKKYLNDPYLQKRVNYYNKLDKNYTLSDFVPLKDYKFNGKDSSYFFDLYQDIKFFPLKNKIAYLFGDVTTIPKGPTLVKSRPIEGENQNSIILKLNKVRHYTFSKDRYKYARKKDLLVWRGHIDERTTKRIDFFKRHFNNTLCDIAATPHSRCDDVWKQPKLTIDEQLTYKFVLSIEGIDVATNLKWIMSSNSIAVMPKPEYETWFMEGTLIPDYHYISIKRDFSDLDEKLNYYLKNEDKALEIIRNAHQYIQQFKNKKQERVISLLVLNKYFQFQS from the coding sequence ATGCGAAATTTTGTCCGAACATTAAAGTCTTTTAGACATAAAAATATTAAAGCCTTATTTTATCTGGATAATGGAATAAAATTTATTATTCCCAAAGCCTTTTATAGAGCTATGCTAGGTTCATATTTTAAGAAAAAATATTTAAATGACCCTTACCTTCAAAAGAGAGTAAACTATTATAATAAGCTTGATAAAAACTATACTTTATCAGATTTTGTTCCATTAAAAGATTATAAATTTAATGGTAAAGATTCTTCTTACTTTTTTGATTTATATCAGGATATAAAATTTTTTCCTTTAAAGAATAAAATAGCTTATTTATTTGGAGATGTAACTACGATTCCCAAAGGACCAACTCTTGTTAAAAGTAGACCTATAGAAGGTGAAAATCAAAATTCAATCATATTAAAATTGAATAAGGTAAGGCATTATACCTTTTCTAAGGATAGATACAAATATGCTAGGAAAAAGGATTTGCTTGTGTGGCGTGGCCATATTGATGAGCGTACAACAAAAAGAATAGATTTTTTCAAGCGGCATTTTAATAATACCTTATGTGATATTGCTGCTACCCCGCATTCAAGATGTGATGACGTTTGGAAACAACCAAAACTAACCATTGACGAACAGTTAACTTATAAGTTTGTATTGAGTATTGAAGGTATTGATGTAGCTACTAATTTAAAGTGGATTATGTCTTCTAATTCTATTGCGGTAATGCCGAAACCTGAATATGAGACTTGGTTTATGGAAGGTACTTTAATACCTGATTATCATTATATATCTATTAAGAGGGATTTTTCTGATTTAGATGAAAAGTTAAATTATTACTTGAAGAATGAAGATAAGGCATTGGAGATAATTAGAAATGCACATCAATATATTCAGCAGTTTAAGAATAAAAAACAGGAAAGAGTTATTTCCCTTTTGGTTTTAAATAAGTATTTTCAATTTCAATCGTAA
- a CDS encoding peptidase U32 family protein encodes MKREEFEIMAPVGSYESLRAAIQAGANSVYFGIEGLNMRSRSSNNFTVDDLHKIVTIAQEKHVKTYLTVNTVLYDQDLNLMRKVILAAKEANISAVIASDVSAISFAREIGVEIHLSTQLNISNIEALKFYAQFADVVVLARELDMDQVAQIYREIELQQIKGPNGQLIQIEMFCHGALCMAVSGKCYLSLHNTTSSANRGACLQTCRRSYIVTDKETGQELEVDNEYIMSPKDLKTIHFLNKMVDAGVRVFKIEGRARGPEYVHTVVKAYNEALNAILEGNFNQSKIDGWDKELKTVFNRGFWDGYYLGQKLGEWSHNYGNRASKRKIYIGKGTNYFPKIGVAEFLMETQSLKVGDEILITGPTTGVIKMKVPEIRVELKPVEETQKGERFSMPIKEKIRRSDKLYKLVDAHTSLNQ; translated from the coding sequence ATGAAACGAGAAGAATTTGAAATAATGGCGCCAGTAGGTTCTTATGAATCTTTGAGAGCGGCCATTCAAGCAGGAGCCAATTCAGTGTATTTTGGAATTGAAGGATTGAATATGCGCTCCAGATCATCCAACAATTTTACAGTCGACGATTTACACAAGATTGTTACGATAGCACAAGAAAAGCACGTTAAAACATATCTAACTGTAAACACTGTTCTTTACGATCAGGACTTAAACCTGATGCGAAAAGTAATTTTAGCAGCCAAAGAAGCCAATATATCGGCAGTAATAGCTTCTGATGTATCTGCTATTTCCTTTGCACGAGAAATAGGAGTAGAGATACACCTAAGTACACAGCTTAATATTTCAAATATCGAAGCCCTCAAATTCTACGCGCAGTTTGCTGATGTTGTGGTGTTAGCTCGTGAACTCGACATGGATCAAGTGGCTCAAATATATCGAGAAATTGAGCTTCAACAGATTAAAGGTCCAAATGGTCAATTAATTCAAATAGAAATGTTCTGTCATGGTGCACTATGTATGGCTGTATCAGGCAAATGTTACCTGAGCTTACATAATACTACTTCCTCGGCCAATAGGGGAGCCTGCTTACAAACTTGTCGCAGAAGTTATATTGTAACCGATAAGGAAACAGGTCAAGAATTAGAAGTAGACAATGAATATATCATGTCACCCAAAGACTTAAAAACCATTCACTTTTTAAATAAAATGGTGGATGCAGGGGTACGCGTATTTAAAATAGAGGGGAGAGCAAGAGGTCCAGAATATGTACATACGGTGGTAAAGGCGTATAATGAAGCCTTAAATGCCATTCTGGAAGGCAACTTTAATCAAAGTAAAATTGATGGATGGGATAAAGAATTAAAAACAGTTTTTAACCGTGGTTTTTGGGATGGATATTACTTGGGGCAAAAGCTAGGTGAATGGAGTCACAATTACGGAAACAGAGCCTCAAAACGAAAAATTTATATAGGTAAAGGAACCAACTACTTTCCTAAAATTGGTGTAGCAGAGTTTCTCATGGAAACACAAAGTTTGAAAGTAGGTGATGAAATACTCATTACAGGTCCAACCACAGGTGTAATAAAAATGAAGGTTCCTGAAATAAGAGTAGAATTAAAACCAGTAGAAGAGACCCAAAAAGGGGAGAGGTTCTCTATGCCTATTAAGGAAAAAATAAGACGATCAGACAAACTATATAAACTAGTTGATGCACATACCTCGTTGAATCAATAA